One segment of Ureibacillus thermophilus DNA contains the following:
- a CDS encoding ArsR/SmtB family transcription factor, protein MKHSYADYVPAIKAMSDETRLKIIDMLSCGEMCACDILEEFSISQSTLSYHMKILSESGLVNAVRDGAWMRYTLNREKTDEVIAFFTCITNDKEDCICKKSKNKKSDNQCC, encoded by the coding sequence ATGAAACATTCATATGCAGATTATGTTCCTGCAATTAAGGCTATGTCAGATGAAACACGGTTAAAGATTATAGATATGCTATCGTGTGGAGAAATGTGCGCATGCGATATATTAGAAGAATTCAGTATTTCTCAATCCACTCTTAGTTATCATATGAAGATATTATCTGAAAGCGGTCTTGTAAATGCAGTACGTGATGGGGCTTGGATGAGATATACATTAAACAGAGAAAAAACGGATGAGGTTATAGCTTTCTTTACATGCATAACAAACGATAAAGAAGATTGTATTTGTAAAAAGAGCAAAAATAAAAAATCTGATAATCAGTGTTGTTAA
- a CDS encoding recombinase family protein, with the protein MVNCSRFLGYTKDENKRLVIVPEEAEIVKRIYREYLEGSSMDKIKKGLEADGILTGAGKKRWHTSTIRKILSNEKYIGDALLQKTYTVDFLTKKRVVNNGIVPQYYVENNHEAIIPREIFMQVQEELVRRSRGHISTSGKKRNFSSNHVFSQIIFCGECGEIYRRVHWNNRGKKSIVWRCVSRLENTGLTCHSRTVLEDMIGLATVDAINKLIGQKDGFLTILKENIETVISETDNNIVSEIDKKLEELQKDLLRLANSKEDYNDIADEIYRLREERHKALAEEAGKKGSKQRLEDMEKFINEQSILLEEYDEQLVRRLIEKITVYDDKLTIEFKSGIEIDIEK; encoded by the coding sequence ATGGTCAATTGTTCTAGGTTTTTAGGATATACCAAAGATGAAAATAAGCGATTAGTAATTGTGCCGGAGGAAGCTGAAATAGTCAAAAGGATTTACCGAGAGTATCTTGAAGGCTCAAGTATGGATAAAATCAAAAAAGGACTTGAAGCTGATGGCATACTTACGGGAGCGGGGAAAAAAAGGTGGCATACCAGTACTATAAGGAAAATATTAAGCAATGAAAAATACATTGGTGATGCACTGCTCCAAAAAACTTATACGGTAGATTTTCTTACAAAAAAGAGGGTTGTGAATAACGGAATCGTACCTCAGTATTATGTAGAGAATAACCATGAAGCCATTATCCCGCGTGAAATTTTCATGCAGGTACAAGAAGAGTTAGTCCGTAGAAGTAGAGGACATATAAGTACTAGCGGAAAGAAAAGAAACTTTAGTTCAAATCATGTATTTTCACAAATTATCTTCTGTGGAGAGTGTGGCGAAATATACCGTAGAGTTCATTGGAATAACCGAGGTAAAAAATCGATTGTTTGGAGATGCGTCAGTAGACTTGAGAATACAGGGTTAACTTGTCATTCCCGAACCGTGCTGGAGGATATGATAGGCCTTGCTACGGTTGATGCAATTAATAAACTAATAGGGCAAAAGGATGGCTTTTTAACTATCTTAAAGGAAAATATAGAAACAGTGATAAGTGAAACGGACAATAATATTGTTTCCGAGATAGATAAAAAGCTAGAGGAATTACAAAAAGACCTTTTGAGGCTGGCCAATTCCAAAGAAGATTATAACGATATAGCCGATGAGATTTACAGGCTCAGAGAGGAAAGGCATAAGGCTTTAGCAGAAGAAGCTGGCAAAAAGGGCTCCAAGCAAAGGCTAGAAGATATGGAAAAATTCATTAATGAACAATCCATCCTCCTTGAGGAGTATGATGAGCAACTAGTAAGGAGACTTATAGAGAAAATAACGGTCTATGATGATAAACTAACTATTGAATTTAAATCTGGTATAGAAATTGATATAGAAAAATAA